The genomic DNA TTTCTTTCCCTATTGATTTTAGGAAAATTAAACCTATGAAGCCACCATATTGGATGTAATCTTGATCTTTGATCATTTTTCTCAAATCTTGCCAGCTGTCTTCTCTATTTGCATTCAATACAACCCAATTTAACTTAAATGATAGATATTAAATCTAGAGTGAAGCATGGCCATTAGGAATAAATATATCTTTACTCTATTAAATTGATTAAATGTGAGTATGCCATCAATACGAGGGAATGATGAAAGGAAGCCTCTTAcagataaccttgcaaagcagatggatacgcacgtttccttgtttttcactggcgtgcaaagctcccatctgaaccgtttaggcctggttagaaagtgacaggaccaatcagcaacgaggggcagtactttcaggcacagcagagttgtgatgtaaacaagcagcagcaagagctggtgcaattatggaggaagagattagcgtggatgctgctaaagcgccagttttatcaggacttgacaacatttctttgtttaaagaagaacaaagaacagcagtgtgttttcttttcagaaatgacaaaagtcgagtacttacatgtctatagtcgctgtgtttcacattattcctcagtagccgTGCaggcgcagcttgatagcggctacgtcacgtgttttattgctctgattggcccttagaGGTGATAGAACGTTCACCTAAACAAACCccaagtttttttcaaggcCTCTGCCTTGAGATGTTTCCTATTGAcactttcccagatggatgtgtgaaacaaatccatctggcgtgtcaggttatcttACAGACATAAGAGGTGCAAATTCAGTGAGCCAGTATGATTGGTAATAATTATGTATGTGCTTGTCCACATATTTATAGTTTTGTCAAATATCCCGTGAAGtgaataacattttaaataacatATGCTTATAAAGCACTTGAACTAGCAAAGTTATAAGGGCCTAAATCAAATGGCAAACAGAATCTCTTTCATTACAGAGACAATCTTTAAACAtcgaaaacaaaaaacataagtAATGAtttctgagaaacatggataCTAACAATATAACCGACTTCTAGTATTAGTACAACTAAAACATGCCTCTTTCTCTGAAATTaagctgattggtccagaaATTCTCTGACTGGGAACAAGCATTTCAACTTGCAGCTTTgcagatggatccacctgatgacagacatggtaTCTGGCCGgtgcatctgctttgcaggaCAACCATTGCCAGTTGTGTAATCAAGGCAGTGTGCAGGAGATTTGTGGcaatttaaaatgagaaattgAACATTGGGTGCCTAATAATACTATTCCTGTGGCCATGCTATGTTAGATTTTAACTTAAGTCCTACTGAAGTTATGAAACTGGGTATCATGACAAAAGTACCTTGTTTTGAAAGGGTTTTTCTGTGAATACATGAACCTTTACCCTACTTAAGAATCATCTGAATAATGCCAAAAATCATTATATTTATGTCTTGACACACATTTTGACAATCACACAATGTAGACATTTTATCCACAAGTTTATTGAAAGCATGTTCTATCTAAACATGTTTCCATATCCGATCAACTCATACTTTGGagcattgattttataaatgaaggTTTCTCATAAACCAACAGTTTTcttccacacacacaaatcCTTCAATCTGCTTAACAAAACCTTTGATAGTATCACTGATCATAACGGCTCTGATATGCAGTATGATGAGATACACACTGTTATGACGGTGTCTGAAAAGCAGCAAAGTATTAACAGTaatacagcaaaaatgtgttttactttatgaaaaaaaaacagaagagacaAACAATACTCTAAAGCTCTTGGTTTAAAACAGTAATAAAGATTTGCTCTTATATCAGGGATATTACATTGGGAGTTCTACTGCAGTAGTTTGGCAAAGAGGAGTAAAAGGCTTCTGTGCAAGGCTGTACGGTGCCACTATATTAAACTCATGCCTTGCCTTATAGTATCTCTTATTCTGTGGAGCCTCTGACACATTTGCTTCCAGTGTAATATCCTTCATGTAAACACTATAGCAGACAAGAAGTGCAATCAAAGATGGCTACATAAGGTGTTAGCATACACAGACGTGTGAGACAGGTTAGCTTGAGGTAAACAAATAAAGTGACTGAAGGAGAGTGTGTTGGATGGACGAATAAAAGAGCACAAGAAAAACACTTAAGTTGTATGGCTTAACAGTCAGACAAGTCCATGTTATCTGCAGTAGAGGTGCAGTCACTTAGCCAGAAGTATTCCCAAATAAAGCTTTCACAGAGAACTCCAACACATAtagctttggaaaaaaaaatgagaccactgcaaaaatattttttctctaaGCTCTTGCATAAATTCAGTGGGTAAACCAGCTGTGGCATCAGCTGGTCACATCAGTCCATTTGTGAAGTATGAGTCAGCATCATCTTCTATAAAAGCGTCATCCACTTGGGCTCTGATAGTCCGCAGCCATCACCAACATCTGAACTCCACAGGCTGGGATTATCGATTGCAAAATCTCCCCGTAGAGACTATTAAATTTCTGTAGAAATCttctctttttaaatgatgtgttGTATCCAATTAACCTGTTAATAGCATTGCgtttatgtaaaacattttttaatgtttacaagATTTAGAGCGTAAGGATGGGAGTTTGATCCCAGCTCCAGCAGCCGGACACATGCAccttaatttaaataaaagggATTAGTCAATACTGGTATACACTTATTAACACATAGGGTTGGgtgttattctgttttttacgatactggtgctaaattgGTACTTTCTAAGCGATGTTGGTGCTTAAATGGTGCCTTAATCAGTATTTATTTTGAGAAATTGAAAGTGTTGGCAATGGGTGAGTGAAAGTTGTCTTGGTATCGTACATGATTCAGATAAATTGAACTGTATAGTATTAAAATGAATCACTTATAATTAGTACATTACTAGTtgaatacttccttaatatttcAAACTTataacttggtaaaatgccaagttattacaaggtaattacCACCCTAttctcaagaaaacaaaatagatAATTACACATATTACGATAAAAtactaggtaattagggcccagTAAAATGAAGCAATACCAATATTGGTAACCATGTATTGATTTCTGAACTCTAAATTTAAACCCTAGTATTCAGGGTTGAAAAATGTGGCAGCTTTGTGTTATCTTGACCAGTTGTCATTCCTTACAAATTAAAAACCtggatgaaaatatttcatttggGAGTTTGGAGAAATgtctaaaataaatgtttattttatgtaaacACAAACTTATAACTAGAAGAATCAGATGAAAATACTTTTGCAGGGGTCTCTTGGGTTTTTCCAAAGCTGTTTATAACAACCAGCTATAGTCATGTTACCATATTAATCATTAGCTCActagtttcatttaaaaaaacctcTCCTAATTGTAGGCTGCATGTAAAGACCAAGCTGTTATTATTTCCTAAAATGTGCGCAACTTTGCAACTCAACCACTACTATGAATCAGGTATAACTTGAGGTACAGACTCGAGACTAGTTTTAGTAGCCTTTAAAAGTCACTGCAACAGCGTGCAACAAGACAGCTGCTACGTCAAGATACAAGGAACAAAATGCAGCCTCACTTTGTTGCCAGCAGCAGCCATGAAATTCACAATGCACGCAATCTAAAGCTCATGAACAAGACACGGCAAGAGCGAGCAAACACTGAGTATTCTAGTGTTATGAGGCCACAAGCACAGTCATGTAAGCTTTAATTAATACTGCGGTGAGTTTGTTCAGAAGTGTCTCTGTTCTATGTATCATGTCAAGTACTCCAAGATTCAAAAGACACATTTATGGTTTGATTCTTAGTGTTCAATCTACAACACGAACGGCAACAACAGTCATAAAAAGCTACAAGACCATATAAACATAATATCCCTTTTAAACCTGCTTTAAAACACTCTTCCTCATCTAAACTTTGGTGATTAATGTGTTGTTCTCGAAATACTTGTGTTTTCTGGTCAAATGACTAAAGATAGTCTACAAGTTTGGTCAGACGCACAGAATAACACATCATTTGGAACTTCATTTGCCTTTTTCCACACAGAACCACTCCTCCTGAATCCAAATCCTGATCTGAAAACTGTTTCCAGAATCTCCCTGCCTTTTTCTGTCACAGCGTAGGTCCTTCAAATCATTGGTTTTAGATTCAAAGTTGAAAAGACGACACATCGTCTGCTCGGGGTGATGCAGAGAGCCAGTATGAAGTAGAGTAGAGGTGTTCAGTTGTGCGTAGCATGAGGCACTGGTCTGTGCTTCTCTCTGGACCTCTGTCCTCCCGTCTGTGGGGTCTACTGAGTTTTCCACACATTGTTCAGAAGTTTGACCACCTCCTCATAGATGACGAAGACTATGGCCACATCTAAACACACCCGGCCGAGCCTGGGAACTGTTCCTTTGTAGAACCTGCAGGACAGAGAAAGTGGTTTACCCACTGTAGTTCAACTTAACAGCTCTCAGTATGCACCAGGAGCAGAATCAGGGACACTCACGCCATAGGTCCTTCCTGCTTCAAGATCTGGAACGCACAGTCCACTGTGTTTTTGTAGCGATGGGCCTCCAAACCCTACAAAAAATGGAGAGGCTTAGATTTTTTATGAACTGAGGGCTgtattaacctgacatgccagatggattcgtttcacacatccatctgggaaagcttcaacaggaaacatttgagaaaaggcagagactttgaagaaaactcagagtgtgattgggtgaatgttctgtctgtcacatttctacaggctaatcagagcaacaaaacatgtgacgtagccgttatcaagctgcgcatgcgcagctacgtgaaacatggcgactatagacatgtaagtactcgacttttgtcatttttgaagagaaaacagctcactgctgttctttgttcttctttaaacaaagaaatgttgtcaagttctgataaaactaacgctttagcagcatccacgcttatctcttcctccataactgcaccagctcttgctgctgcttgtttatgtcacgactctgctgcacctgaaagtactgcccctcgttgctgattggtcctgtcactttctaaccgggaaTAAACggttcaaatgggagctttgcaagatggattcaccagtaaaAAAACACGAAAACgtgcgtatccatctgctttgcaaggttagggctGTATCACAAAGTAAGATTAGTGGGCAAGTCTGGTCCGCTGAGTCCAAAGTAAAGGGTTCAATGTTGCAAAGCTGGCCCTCTTTTACAAGGCTAGATTACCATGTTAAATAACTATAAACACAACCTGGCCAGTTGTGAGCcaatttttgatcattattaCTAAGGAATGCTCTTTGAGGGCAGGGATCTTTAAGgaatatatttacaaaaacttTGTATCATAATGTTGAGTTTGTAATTTACTCCgccaagaaggttatgtgatcgacagggtttgttagtttgtttgtttgcaacataactcaaaaagttatggatggattttaatgacattttcaggaaatgtcagaaatggcataaggaagaactgattagattttgggactgatctggatccaTGCCTGGATCcatgtctggatccaggaatttttcaaaggatctttactattgggagatagggctaatggcggaggtctgtgctctctgatcACTTTTCTAGTTCCAAATATGTTGTGTAATGATCATGTAATGGTGAGTGCTCAGCTTCTTAAAAACTTGTTTAGTTTGGCcatattctagaaaaaaaggacaataCAAAAAGGCAAGTTTTGCAACaaagtaaagaaaatataataGTCTTGAGGTACAAAGACTTCTATGCTGTATCTGCTTATTGTCATGGCATAAAGGCTGCACCACCTATTTATAGTTCGGGATTATGCAGCTGAAATGAGAGGTGTATCACTGTCAAAGTTAAAAGTTATACTGTGTGTAGTTTTCATATTACACTGACAGTTTGTGGCATGGCAAAATCAACTAATCAAGCACAAACATTTTCTACGGTGTGTCCTCTTCACTCATTTTAACCACAATAACTTTTCTGTATTAATCGtcactttttaatattttaatcagacACAATCAAACAGCTGCTGATTGTGTGGAAGAAGCGTCTAAATATGAGTTCACTTTGCCTAAATAAAAAAGCCTGAGTTAATAAAGCGAGTTCATAACTAGCTGCATAATAACAGAAATATCTTACTCGAGCTTTGGGGCTTTGTTGCCTGCTAACTCAAAGATAGCCTTGGCATGTTGTGCTTGTGGAACACTGCATAGGACAATATTAAATCCTGACATGAAATTTTATGGCATGACTTTTGAATGGGTCAAACCACTCAAGTTTGGactcaaaattgaaaaaaaaaaaaaaacatgactgaacagaaatgggacaaaacaaacatgtttataaAGCACATAAATACAGAAAGACATACTTGCTATTGATTTGAATTGTGCTTTAAGTCTGGCACAATACCGTTATATCCCTACATGATGCTTCCTACCTGCATCCTGGTTTTCACCACATCCAAAGGTGTATTTCCAAAGACACTAGCAGCTCCTGCAGTCGCTCCAAACATCGCCGTGACAATCGGGTGCATTTCTTTTCTGGGGTCGTCACCTTCAGAAACCAAACTAAAAGTTAATGATTTGGGAAtgctaaaaaaataagttaaatgtgtCAATAAATTGAACAAATAAGGAATAAGTCTGGATTTTGCGTCACAGTTGGATTTTCTCACCTTTGTACCAATTACGTAGCAAGTTCATCACATAGAATCGGATGGCCTGATTTGTTCCTTGTTTTAGCACAGTTGCTGTCAGACCTTGATACGTCCCCCTCACtcctaaaagattaaaaacgAATTCATGATAGAGCACTAACAGATAAAGCCATAGCCCTGCCTATCAAGTAGAGTCATCTTGCTCTTACCCTGTTCTCTAATAATCTCACTGACTCCATGGAAGAATCCTCTGTAACGAGGTCGGAGGGAACACTGGTCATGGATCATCTTCACCTGGAGGACAAAGAGTAACTATTTCATCAGTGCATTCAAGGCATAAaagaagagaataaatgtttcagAGCAACAGCAGACCTTCAGAGTCTCCATTGGGCAGACGATCACGATTGCTTCTGCGATACCGGCTCCTAGACCACACAGGAGGCTCCGTGTGTTGTCCAGCCGACCTGTCGCATCTCGCATCGGGTTACTGAGCATCTCAAACGTACCAAACctggaagaaagagaaaagatatGGTTAGGAAAAACTATGTAGAAACCCTTACCTCTGTTTGAAGATTTTCCATAAAAATGTAGACTCTGTGCTCAGGGTTTGGGTTTTCAGCATGGGAAGTGttctggtttctgtttgtagtATACAGTATAAGGCTGTTTGATTATGGCTAAatcataattataattattttaagaCTGAGATCAGGATGACTCAGATAagggatgggaccgatccgatatcggtatcgggtccgatatggacgtaattaatagatcggatatctgactgatGAAGCCGATCCAAGTGActgatccaaatccatcctacagtttgcagtagaccatgaacgcaccgcagtctaacacgaGACACATAACTGAGCGAGTATTAGTTAGGCTGTTCTTAGCAGTATAATTACCTAGTAGattaaacgtaaatctatatttagaatagtcaaaactagtctaaagatgagagaacacaaagaagagtgggtgtgacgttagcctgatagtactctctacagcagtggttctcaaccggtccagcctcaggacccaccagtctctTTTACAACAAATcgcgacccaagtttccaaaaaatgcTCAATAATGCCTGTTTAATTTCTTGAATGTGTTGCAGACTGGAGCATGATTAGACCAAAATACATGATATGTAAAAAggaaagggacaaaactgacaagttttataccctctttcccatCAATATGGGTAAATGtccatctggctgcagccctcgagcaaacctctacgctgggacgttcggctggagacctctatggtggggcgaaacctctacgcttggggcgtgacgtatattacccacgatgaaatttcagctctaaccacttgccgacaggctgaccctaaatctaaccagtcggattttaatgcctgaatctaaccagtcggatttgTCTGCATCTCGCCCCAGCGTACGGGgctttcaagtccagccacaaattctctattggattgaggtctaggctttgactctgccactctagaactttcaccttgttgtctttagaccatttctgtgcagcttttgctgCACACTTCGAGTCATtatcttactggaaaataaatcttctcccaagccgtagttctattgcagactgaagaagattgtcccccaggattttcctttattttgttgcattcattttaacattttccttctttacaagccttccagggctggcacctgagaagcatccccacagcatgatgctgccaccaccatgcttcacaggtgagatggtgtgtttggagtCTGCCAAGCTTAGTGTCTTATCTGATtgccaaaagcaccattttggtctcatcagactaaagaactttctcccacatgccttttggtgaactctagtccagatatTATGAGTTTTTTCAACATTGGCTttatctttgccactctcccataaagctttgactggtgaagaacctggccaacagctGTTGTACGCAGATCCACTCttatggtcactcagtttgtgaggacggcctgatctgggcagattttCACATGGGCCATATTCCCTACATTTCGGGACgatggattcaactgaactctgggggaagttcagtgccttggaattttaaCATCCATCCCTTGATCATACATTTCAATATCCTTTGCTCTGAAGTGCTTAAAGTGTTCTTtcgtcttcatgatgtaatggtagccaggaccactgattaaccagtgactggaccttccagacacaggtgtctttcaagttacattcactgcacttgggtgatcctcatttcactaattgtgagactacaagcaccAATTGGCttgacttctgttgaattaagtcagtcactGTAAAAGGGGGTTATTATTTATGCAATCCCttatttttatcaatattttttaaaataaaggacCAAACAGTTGGcacaggaggagaaaaagaggcagaaatacATAGCCAGAGAAGGTAAATGTTAAGCTATACTATGCTGTAGTTAATTACAAGAAAACGACTTTACAgcttcagtgttgattggctattACTAATGTGATGTCCAGTCAGATAAATAATGTTGTAGTGACGTGAGTTATGACTGGAGAATGAAAACAGAACCAGTGAGGAATGCAACTCACTGCAGAGCCAAAGTAGGATGTTTTCTAATTAATTCATTTTATCTGCAATCAGCATTATATAAATCTGATACAATCAGCTACTGATATCGGCCCTGATAATTAGTCAACCCCTAATGCGAGTACACCTGCAGTCACAGCTGTATTAAGCAGTCATGAGTTAGTAGGATTTGGTGTATGCAGGCAAAGCAGTCCCTGTGGACAGCAAAAACAGATGCcaaaaaaatattatgactggtGATGGCATACACAGATAAACCAATCAAAAAACATTATGAACAATCAGTCGCAACCATGTAACTGTAGCTGCCTAGATACCAAAAAGTGCTGTGTCACTGCTTCCCCATCAGTAAACTGTTTAATTTCAAGGTTAAACCCCTGCCCATCTGTGGTGCTGCAACACAAAGGATGCAGGAGCCTCATATGTTGTAGCTCAGTGCTGATTAGAGTcgaaaatgtgcatttttacaCGTGTGAGAGTAAAAGCTACAGTATTTTGTGTATGCATCATCACCTCACTGCAGACTTGGGTATCGATCCGTAAAGCAGGGAGCTGAGGCCTCGATACAACCCTCTGAGCCCATGATCCTGCACAGTCAACTTCACACAGtcacctgcacacaaacacagagcatCAGGGAGTGACCTCAGCAGATGACTTGGCACATAAACCTGCAGTCACTCATACATGTCCCAGTGACCTACCGATCCCTCTGTACCGCGGTGGGTTGGCTCGTTCATCTAGCTGCAGCTGGGTCTTAACATACTCTGTGGGGAAGGTGATACAGATCTCAATCCCTCCTGCGATACCAcctgaaggagagaggagaggagagaaacagcTGATAATTCTTGAATGTTCTGGGAGCTGGAGTCAGGCTGCTTACGAGGAATAAAAGATGAGATGGATTGAGTGCAGAAGGGTGCTGATGCTTGATCAATATTTGGTGTTTAATGAAATTCTGAGTGATGTGATTACACAGCAGTGCCTGTACTGAGCTGGAATGCAAATCTAAGGGCTAGTGAATATATCTGTAACTCTTTAATATGGTGCAGTAACCTGTCTGCATCTTTTACATTATTTACCACACATTTAGgttgataaaaatgtataaaatacgaGTGATAAtgagaaaggaagaaaagaaacatgCAACTACATCATGCACTGCTGTAGCATCACTGCTGGCTCAGTGACCCAGTTCTGCATGGGTAGCCTTCATGGACGACAGATTGAGATTAAGCTGTGCTGTGCAAAAAGCAATAGGAGACTACGAAGGAAGAGAATCTGCGTTGCTTAACACACCTGCTAGGATAGCCTTTCCAGGATGCGTGATTTTCCTCCCTCCGACCGCAGCCGCCGCCAGGTTCCTCCTCGCCGCGTACGACCGCTGGTGGGTCGGCAGAGAGCCGAGCCCCGCGGCGGCGGCGGCAGCGGCTAGACTCCGGGATGAAGGCTGCTGTTGGATCGGGGTAGAGCTCGGTGATCCTCTCCTCACCCCGGAGCTCTCACATGGCCCTTCACACACCGAAAACGGCTTCAACAAAGAGGACATTTTCTCTGGTAGAGAAATCCCTCAGTGTTTAGGTGATGATCTCAGGCAGACAATgtcacacaacaacaacacagagaagaGGCAGGGCCAGTGTGGTGGCGAAGGGAGCATCAATATTCAAATAGCAGTCAGGTGATGGAGCAGGCGATTGGCCGACCGCACCGCCTAATAACATTACTCACGTCACGTGACCAGGCATGATTATTTTAGACCAATAGCAGGGAGGAGAATGTTTTGTAGATGTGCAAAGGCTAATTTCTGTCTGTCAGCTTCTATAATCCACAGCAGTTACCAGCCAtattaaagcttctgtgagtttttaactGGCTTTAAGACCGACTGGAATTAATATTAAAGTATTTATGAGTCATTGAGGCAAATGAGAACATATAAAGACtggttatttctttattataattCTCATTTTTGTAACTGTTGTCATGGGGTTGGTTTCAGATAAGATGAGAGATTCCAGGCAGGATTTATCTTAATGTTTTCCACTGCAAATATCAAGTGAGTGGCGCAGTTTACCATAAAGAGAGAGCAGGGTGGGATTCACATGTATCTTCTTTTATTTCTATCTACGAGGGTTGTAATGGTTCACAGAGGTCCCTGTTCAGTTTTTACCTCGGTCACAGTTTGGTACAGGTTCAGTTAATCGTGAAAAAAGCAAGATAAATTCCCATAGTGTGTCCCAAAGTATATTCCTCTGCAAGAATATTTACTGCAGTATACTTCAATGCAGTACACACTCATCTTGACCGGGAGAGCTGTCTCAAACTGCAGTGAGATTAACCGATTGGTGGTTtaacttcctcttcttttcttctttgctgcaTTTCAAACAGATGTTAGGCAATTATTATCACAAATTTACAGCAATTTCCCCCCCACtattacattcatttattttgtatattATATTAATTTcatacacacagagaaaattaactttttaaatgccttattctttattaaaatgttctgCCGTTGCTAATAGCGTGTCAGCTAGCGAGgggatgctaatgttagcttgcACACAAGCATGCTAACAGTACCAGATCCAGTTTGTGACCAATATGGTGTTCATTTAAGATGTTAATACAATCAGAATAGTAAGTATTTATTTCAGAAGTATGTGATTTGGATTACTCTGCTGCAGACCGTTCCTCTCTAATGGTTAATCTAAAAGGCTGTTCATCAAAGATGcagtatatctcagaaaggaagtgttGTAATTTGCTAGCACaacatattttccacttttttcataaacaaagtctgatagttacatttacaaaataaccacattgcaaacattacccgactaagcaacatttcataaaatagagaaaagaaGTAGTTACACATAGTTGCTCAAAAAGCAAATATAGTTTAACATTACTATacaagccaatgtagctaaattaaTTTAACAATGTCAGcattagcaaatgtagctaaagctaacttagcaaatgtagctaaagctaacagctatGTACATAACAGATACATGGCCTACATGGCTGCTGTGTGATCTTAGCTTTAGTTACGTTCGCTATGTAGTGCTTTTATCCATAGCTAAATTAGCAACATAAGCAACATTAGCTCAAGCTACTTGGCTACATAGATGACGTAGATGTGCAGCtgacatagctgctttgtgagctactCTCTAGCCACATTAACTatatagctctgttagctgcctaaactatgtagataatgttGATGGCAAGCTTGGCTTGCGTgacagtgttttcatggaggatgagttattttcctgttagcagactgtttactcagagTTATAAAAGTTTTGAAATCAGGGTATGTAGGTCAGGCTATTGccattttaacttttggtatcctaaccattaccttaaccctaaatctaaccctaaacagaagtttactccgattttat from Cheilinus undulatus linkage group 12, ASM1832078v1, whole genome shotgun sequence includes the following:
- the slc25a1a gene encoding tricarboxylate transport protein A, mitochondrial, encoding MSSLLKPFSVCEGPCESSGVRRGSPSSTPIQQQPSSRSLAAAAAAAGLGSLPTHQRSYAARRNLAAAAVGGRKITHPGKAILAGGIAGGIEICITFPTEYVKTQLQLDERANPPRYRGIGDCVKLTVQDHGLRGLYRGLSSLLYGSIPKSAVRFGTFEMLSNPMRDATGRLDNTRSLLCGLGAGIAEAIVIVCPMETLKVKMIHDQCSLRPRYRGFFHGVSEIIREQGVRGTYQGLTATVLKQGTNQAIRFYVMNLLRNWYKGDDPRKEMHPIVTAMFGATAGAASVFGNTPLDVVKTRMQGLEAHRYKNTVDCAFQILKQEGPMAFYKGTVPRLGRVCLDVAIVFVIYEEVVKLLNNVWKTQ